The nucleotide window GGGTCGTCATATCAGGTTTGAAGCTAATGCTTTGGCTCGTAACTCTAATTATTACAGAATATTTACACTATTGTTAACCTAACACGAGTTGCCGCAGGCAAGCTAGTATATCAGAAAGTTTGGGGTCTTTTACCAGATGTGAATGATTTTAGCCGCTTTGTCAATGCGGTGAAGCTGGGAGAGAAGAAATTAAATGAGGACTTGAGGAGTTATCCGAGCCGTATTGGAACTCGTAAGTACAAACAGTGGCGGATGCTATGGGATATGGGTGTGGTAAAGGATTCAACCGATGCGATCGCGCCCCCTAATGATTCAACCTTCCCCTTCAACTCATCGGTTTGATCTTCACTCCAATGTCCTCGATATAAAATCCCTAAACCCCCTGACTTCACGAAGGGTAACGCATAGTCCGCACAAGCCGATGCCGAACCCACAGCCCGAACCAGGGCGATGTCATACCGTTGGTGATGCTGACGCTGTTGTCCAACTTTTTCCGCCCGACCCAGTACAGTTGTAGCATTAGGGATAGCTAACTGGGGAATCAGGGAATCGAGAAAGGTAATTTTCTTGCGCGTCGAATCGAGTAATGTTACCGAACTTGAGGGAAGCGCGATCGCCACAGGCAATCCGGGAAATCCTGCACCCGTACCAATATCAATAATATTGAGCGGTTTCTCCTCCCCTGACAACAGCGAAGCCACACCTCGCAGTGAATCCCA belongs to Coleofasciculus chthonoplastes PCC 7420 and includes:
- the rsmG gene encoding 16S rRNA (guanine(527)-N(7))-methyltransferase RsmG — its product is MNDQQLLPEMVEVWQETLNWQPTESQHQQFQRLYAGILAGNRQLNLTRITQPDEFWEKHLWDSLRGVASLLSGEEKPLNIIDIGTGAGFPGLPVAIALPSSSVTLLDSTRKKITFLDSLIPQLAIPNATTVLGRAEKVGQQRQHHQRYDIALVRAVGSASACADYALPFVKSGGLGILYRGHWSEDQTDELKGKVESLGGAIASVESFTTPISHSIRHCLYLRVPIRLG